A single Ktedonobacteraceae bacterium DNA region contains:
- the ada gene encoding bifunctional DNA-binding transcriptional regulator/O6-methylguanine-DNA methyltransferase Ada yields the protein MQEETYWQAVMTRDSSSNGTFVYGVRSTGVYCNPSCPSRRPKREQVVFFPLPEAAEQAGFRPCRRCHPQEKGANDPQVELVREACRYIEHHLENPPDLSELSEHVHVSPFHLQRVFKRVMGISPRQYAEAYRLGQFKVQLKEGESVTNALYDAGYGSSSRLYERVPSQLGMTPTAYRRGGLGMHISYTIVDSPLGRLLVAATEKGICHISMGDSDATLEATLFKEYPAAEITRNDDSLHEWVTALLSHLNGEQPHLDLPLDIQATAFQWRVWQALQAIPYGDTRSYSEVARTIGAPKAARAVARACATNPVPLVIPCHRVVREDGSSGGYRYGAERKQQLLEQEARGGR from the coding sequence ATGCAAGAAGAAACGTACTGGCAGGCAGTAATGACGCGCGACAGCAGCTCAAACGGAACCTTTGTCTATGGTGTGCGTTCTACCGGCGTCTACTGCAACCCATCATGCCCTTCGCGACGCCCTAAACGCGAGCAGGTGGTCTTCTTCCCGTTGCCTGAAGCGGCGGAACAGGCCGGATTCCGACCATGCCGGCGCTGCCACCCACAAGAAAAGGGAGCCAACGATCCGCAGGTCGAGCTGGTGCGTGAGGCCTGCCGCTATATCGAGCACCATCTTGAAAACCCGCCTGACCTGAGCGAGTTGAGCGAGCATGTACATGTAAGCCCGTTCCATTTGCAGCGCGTCTTCAAGCGCGTCATGGGCATTTCGCCTCGCCAGTATGCCGAAGCGTACCGGCTAGGGCAGTTCAAGGTACAACTGAAGGAGGGAGAATCGGTGACAAACGCACTGTATGATGCAGGATATGGTTCCAGCAGCCGTCTTTATGAGCGCGTGCCCTCGCAACTGGGCATGACGCCAACGGCTTATAGGCGCGGTGGACTCGGCATGCACATTTCCTATACTATCGTGGACAGCCCGCTGGGGCGCCTGCTGGTGGCCGCGACAGAAAAAGGCATCTGCCATATCAGCATGGGCGACTCCGATGCCACGCTCGAAGCCACGTTGTTCAAGGAATACCCTGCAGCCGAGATTACGCGCAACGATGATAGTTTGCATGAGTGGGTTACCGCGCTTTTGAGCCACCTGAATGGCGAGCAGCCGCACCTCGATCTGCCCCTGGATATTCAGGCCACGGCCTTTCAATGGCGCGTCTGGCAGGCATTACAGGCCATTCCCTACGGCGATACACGCTCTTACAGCGAAGTGGCCCGCACGATTGGCGCTCCCAAAGCCGCTCGCGCCGTGGCCCGTGCCTGCGCTACCAACCCTGTCCCACTGGTGATCCCCTGCCACCGCGTCGTGCGTGAGGACGGCAGTTCCGGCGGCTATCGCTACGGAGCAGAGCGCAAGCAGCAATTATTGGAGCAGGAAGCGAGAGGAGGCCGGTAA
- the yedA gene encoding drug/metabolite exporter YedA: MNDSYSGKAVQDEVVSVDANNEKVASKTSASSRLGILFALSALYVLWGGTYLAMRIALRSFPPFLLSGIRFLIAGSILYVFLRARGGETPTRKQWVGAALVGLLLLVGGNGGVVFAEQWVASGLASLGIAAVPLWAALFSGLFGRWPNRKEWLGLGIGFIGVVLLNLENGFSANPLGAIALLIAPISWAFGSIWSSRLPLPKGLMASAAQMLAGGLALVILGLSLGERVTSAPAAGPVWAMLFLIFGGSLIAYSAYGYLLTHVRPALATSYAYVNPAVAVGLGALFAGEKLTPVGFVAMLAILTGVCLLSLVRQH, from the coding sequence ATGAACGATAGCTATTCCGGGAAAGCAGTGCAAGATGAAGTGGTAAGCGTAGATGCGAATAATGAGAAAGTTGCCTCTAAAACTTCTGCCAGCAGTCGCTTAGGGATACTGTTTGCTCTATCCGCGCTGTATGTCCTCTGGGGCGGCACGTACCTGGCAATGCGTATCGCGCTGCGAAGCTTCCCGCCATTTCTGCTGTCTGGAATACGCTTCCTGATCGCGGGCTCGATCCTGTACGTATTCCTGCGCGCTCGCGGCGGAGAAACGCCCACACGCAAGCAATGGGTTGGAGCGGCCCTGGTTGGCCTACTGTTGCTGGTCGGCGGCAATGGCGGTGTGGTTTTTGCCGAGCAATGGGTGGCATCGGGTTTAGCATCGCTGGGCATCGCGGCGGTTCCGCTGTGGGCGGCGCTCTTCTCCGGGCTATTCGGACGCTGGCCCAATCGCAAAGAATGGTTGGGTCTCGGCATAGGCTTCATCGGCGTGGTGCTGCTGAACCTGGAAAACGGCTTCTCGGCCAATCCATTAGGCGCGATTGCGCTCCTGATAGCCCCTATAAGCTGGGCCTTTGGCTCTATCTGGAGCTCGCGCCTGCCACTTCCTAAAGGGTTAATGGCCAGCGCAGCCCAGATGCTGGCCGGCGGGTTGGCGCTGGTTATCCTGGGCCTATCATTGGGAGAGCGGGTGACGAGCGCCCCTGCTGCCGGGCCGGTATGGGCGATGCTCTTCCTGATCTTCGGTGGCTCCTTGATCGCCTACAGCGCCTACGGATACCTGCTGACCCATGTACGACCGGCCCTGGCAACCAGCTACGCCTACGTCAATCCTGCCGTGGCAGTCGGTCTGGGCGCACTTTTTGCCGGAGAAAAGCTCACGCCCGTGGGGTTTGTAGCAATGCTTGCGA